One genomic window of Novosphingobium aureum includes the following:
- a CDS encoding DUF481 domain-containing protein gives MPEYVEAMPPPTLVLDLPVYEYPVPYFEIGQPQLPRAVRAMLDEAMQSEASDEVAAVVKFASKTQPYYRKEIKAMHRAYLDRRAAEAAARTAAQEREIREAGLLELWKGQIELGGFRSTGNTSNFGFTGGFKVTREGIDWQHTIMANVDYQETDSNVTREQYSASYQPRYTLNDGLFTYGRAQYEKDLIQGYRNRYSLSGGLGYRLIKKRDMTLSLEFGPALRQTDYIDQLSQTTWSSLTSLDFDWKLNGSLKLSQDASAYVGSDNNTFTSLSALEVAMAKDLKLKLSYSIEHETSPPVGTLQTDTVSRFALVYGF, from the coding sequence ATGCCCGAGTACGTCGAGGCGATGCCGCCACCGACGCTCGTCCTCGATCTTCCGGTATACGAGTACCCGGTGCCGTATTTCGAGATAGGTCAGCCGCAGCTGCCTCGTGCCGTGCGTGCGATGCTCGACGAGGCGATGCAGTCCGAAGCTTCGGACGAAGTCGCCGCCGTGGTGAAGTTTGCATCCAAGACGCAGCCTTATTACCGCAAGGAAATTAAGGCGATGCATCGGGCTTATCTTGATCGCCGGGCAGCCGAGGCAGCGGCGCGGACGGCGGCGCAGGAACGCGAGATTCGCGAGGCGGGGCTGCTCGAGCTGTGGAAGGGCCAGATCGAGCTCGGGGGCTTTCGCAGTACCGGCAACACCAGCAACTTCGGCTTCACCGGTGGCTTCAAGGTCACTCGCGAGGGGATCGACTGGCAGCATACGATCATGGCCAATGTCGATTACCAGGAGACCGACAGCAACGTCACGCGCGAGCAGTACAGTGCGAGCTACCAGCCGCGCTATACACTCAACGACGGCCTGTTCACTTACGGTCGCGCCCAATACGAGAAGGACCTGATCCAGGGCTATCGCAACCGCTACTCGCTTTCCGGCGGTCTGGGCTACCGTCTGATCAAGAAGCGGGACATGACGCTTTCACTCGAGTTCGGTCCCGCATTGCGTCAGACCGACTATATCGATCAGCTCAGCCAGACGACCTGGTCCAGCCTCACTTCGCTCGATTTCGACTGGAAACTCAACGGCTCGCTCAAGCTCTCGCAGGATGCGAGCGCCTATGTCGGTTCGGACAACAACACCTTCACCTCGCTCAGTGCGCTGGAGGTGGCGATGGCCAAGGACCTGAAGCTCAAGCTGTCCTATTCGATCGAGCACGAGACCTCGCCGCCGGTCGGAACCTTGCAGACCGACACCGTTTCGCGCTTCGCTCTGGTCTACGGCTTCTGA
- the tgt gene encoding tRNA guanosine(34) transglycosylase Tgt, whose translation MNPRFDFTIHARDGKARTGTIAMRRGEIRTPAFMPVGTAATVKAMKPQDVRATGADIILGNTYHLMLRPGAERMARLGGLHKFMNWDRPILTDSGGYQVMSLSDLRKITEEGVTFASHLDGSRHMLSPERSMEIQRLLGSDIVMAFDECPKIDQPRDVIARSMEMSMRWAKRSRDGFDSGEEHAERSALFGIQQGALDEGLRKESADALTQIGFDGYAIGGLAVGEGQEAMFATLEFAPGQLPEDRPRYLMGVGKPDDLVGAVERGVDMFDCVLPTRSGRNGQAFTWNGPLNMRNARHAEDTGPIDERCTCPTCKTYTRAYLHHLIRSGEMLGAMLLTEHNLSFYQQLMQAMRDAIAEGRFAAFARKFRDDYYQGRKSSPQV comes from the coding sequence ATGAACCCGCGTTTCGACTTCACCATTCACGCGCGCGACGGCAAGGCGCGCACCGGTACCATCGCCATGCGTCGCGGCGAAATCCGCACGCCCGCCTTCATGCCGGTCGGCACCGCCGCCACGGTCAAGGCGATGAAGCCGCAGGACGTTCGTGCCACTGGCGCGGACATCATCCTGGGCAATACCTATCACCTTATGCTGCGCCCGGGCGCCGAGCGCATGGCCCGCCTTGGCGGGTTGCACAAGTTCATGAACTGGGACCGCCCGATCCTCACCGACAGCGGCGGCTATCAGGTCATGAGCCTGTCGGACCTGCGCAAGATCACCGAGGAGGGCGTGACCTTCGCCAGCCACCTCGACGGCTCGCGCCACATGCTCAGCCCCGAACGCTCGATGGAAATCCAGCGCCTGCTCGGTTCGGACATCGTCATGGCTTTCGACGAATGCCCCAAGATCGACCAGCCGCGCGACGTGATTGCGCGCTCGATGGAGATGTCGATGCGCTGGGCCAAGCGCAGCCGCGACGGCTTCGACAGCGGCGAGGAACATGCCGAGCGTTCGGCGCTCTTCGGCATCCAGCAAGGTGCGCTCGACGAGGGGCTGCGCAAGGAAAGTGCCGACGCGCTGACCCAGATCGGCTTCGATGGCTATGCCATCGGCGGCCTTGCCGTGGGCGAGGGGCAGGAGGCGATGTTCGCAACGCTCGAGTTCGCCCCCGGGCAGCTGCCCGAGGATCGTCCGCGTTACCTCATGGGGGTGGGCAAGCCCGACGATCTGGTTGGTGCGGTCGAGCGCGGGGTCGACATGTTCGACTGCGTGCTGCCCACAAGGTCGGGGCGCAATGGGCAGGCCTTTACCTGGAACGGTCCGCTCAACATGCGCAACGCGCGCCATGCCGAGGATACGGGCCCGATCGACGAGCGCTGCACCTGCCCGACCTGCAAGACCTACACCCGCGCCTATCTCCATCACCTGATCCGCTCGGGCGAGATGCTGGGCGCCATGCTGCTTACTGAACACAACCTCTCGTTCTACCAGCAGCTGATGCAGGCGATGCGCGATGCGATTGCAGAGGGGCGCTTCGCAGCTTTCGCGCGCAAGTTTCGTGACGATTACTATCAGGGGCGCAAAAGCTCCCCGCAAGTGTGA
- a CDS encoding alpha/beta hydrolase family protein, translating to MISRKYLGGLALMASAALVQPLAAVSAQADAGAQNEPLSTAKLTRNFASREDVRQISMSPDGTQVAFVSSREPSGEVVNVVSIEDGSLKGILSSSGQDQHIHRCSWISNKRLLCNISMRTDSTGQLLSFSRMVGVNADGSDMKVLDENRSAFRALGFSQFGGSVIDLKAGDPGEVLVTKQYLPESSEGTRLAQTREGLGVDRLDAASLRRKVVEQPHRSAVEYISDGRGAVRIMGLQPGTANGYDSTFIEYMYRAAGEHSWRALGKLEFPDGAARGFNPVAVDPELDLVYGFDRKDGYQALYSMSLDGNLTRNLVMAHPGVDVDGLIRIGRERRVVGVTWATDRRHSALFDPELSKLTSALAKALPGDGDLTILDSSEDENRLLLLSDSDVNPGMVYLFDKTTRQLDELVAVRPQLAGMTLSPMHAVQYPAADGTMVPAYLTMPPGKDMNARGLPTIVMPHGGPAARDEWGFDWLVQYFAQRGYAVLQPNYRGSAGYGDEWFERNGYRSWRSAIGDVDDAGRWLVKQGIADKDKLAIVGWSYGGYAALQSGVTDPGLYKAIVAIAPVTDLELKRQNARNYTNYRVVDGMIGDGPHVREGSPAQNAERIAVPVLMFSGDEDLNVDVSHARLMERRLKDAGKQVEYVEFPKLAHQLDDTAARMKVLGDSDAFLRKTMHIN from the coding sequence ATGATTAGCAGAAAGTATTTGGGCGGGCTGGCCCTGATGGCCAGCGCCGCTCTCGTTCAGCCGCTTGCAGCCGTATCGGCGCAGGCTGACGCAGGCGCGCAGAATGAACCGCTGAGCACGGCGAAGCTGACCCGTAACTTCGCATCGCGCGAGGACGTTCGGCAGATCAGCATGTCACCTGATGGCACGCAGGTGGCCTTCGTCTCCTCCCGCGAGCCGAGCGGCGAGGTCGTCAACGTGGTCTCGATCGAGGATGGCTCACTCAAGGGGATCCTCTCGAGCAGCGGTCAGGACCAGCACATCCATCGCTGTTCGTGGATCAGCAACAAGCGGCTGCTTTGCAACATCTCGATGCGCACCGATAGCACGGGACAGCTGCTCAGCTTCTCGCGCATGGTCGGGGTCAACGCCGACGGCAGCGACATGAAGGTGCTGGACGAGAACCGCTCGGCCTTTCGCGCCCTGGGCTTTTCCCAGTTCGGCGGCAGCGTGATCGATCTGAAGGCGGGTGATCCGGGCGAGGTCCTCGTGACCAAGCAATATCTCCCCGAAAGTTCCGAGGGCACACGCCTTGCACAGACCCGCGAAGGCCTCGGCGTCGATCGCCTCGACGCCGCATCGCTGCGACGCAAGGTCGTCGAGCAGCCGCATCGCTCTGCGGTCGAATACATCAGTGACGGACGCGGCGCGGTGCGCATCATGGGGCTCCAGCCCGGCACCGCCAATGGCTACGATTCGACCTTCATCGAATACATGTACCGCGCAGCTGGCGAACACAGCTGGCGCGCGCTGGGCAAGCTCGAGTTTCCTGACGGGGCAGCGCGGGGGTTCAATCCGGTGGCGGTCGATCCCGAGCTCGATCTCGTCTATGGCTTCGATCGCAAGGACGGCTACCAGGCGCTCTACAGCATGAGCCTCGATGGTAACCTGACCCGAAATCTCGTCATGGCGCATCCGGGCGTCGACGTCGACGGGCTGATCCGCATCGGACGCGAGCGGCGTGTTGTGGGCGTGACCTGGGCCACCGACCGGCGTCATTCGGCGCTGTTCGATCCCGAACTTTCCAAGCTCACCTCGGCGCTTGCCAAGGCGCTGCCCGGTGACGGCGATCTGACGATCCTCGATTCCAGCGAGGACGAGAACCGGCTGCTGCTGCTCAGCGACAGCGACGTCAATCCGGGCATGGTCTATCTTTTCGACAAGACCACGCGCCAGCTCGACGAACTGGTTGCGGTGCGCCCGCAGCTTGCGGGGATGACGCTCTCGCCGATGCACGCGGTCCAGTATCCCGCCGCCGACGGCACGATGGTCCCCGCCTATCTCACCATGCCGCCGGGCAAGGACATGAATGCCAGGGGGCTGCCGACCATCGTCATGCCGCATGGCGGCCCTGCCGCGCGCGATGAATGGGGCTTCGACTGGCTCGTCCAGTACTTCGCCCAGCGTGGTTATGCCGTGCTCCAGCCCAACTATCGCGGTTCGGCGGGCTACGGCGACGAGTGGTTCGAGCGCAATGGTTACCGGTCATGGCGCTCTGCGATCGGTGATGTCGACGATGCCGGTCGCTGGCTGGTCAAGCAGGGGATTGCCGACAAGGATAAGCTGGCGATCGTGGGCTGGTCCTATGGTGGCTATGCGGCGCTGCAGTCGGGTGTCACCGATCCCGGGCTCTACAAGGCGATCGTTGCGATCGCGCCCGTGACCGATCTCGAGCTCAAGCGCCAGAATGCACGCAACTACACCAATTATCGCGTGGTCGACGGGATGATCGGCGATGGACCTCATGTGCGCGAGGGCTCGCCTGCGCAGAACGCCGAGCGCATTGCGGTGCCGGTGCTGATGTTCTCGGGCGACGAGGACCTGAACGTCGATGTCAGCCACGCGCGGCTGATGGAGCGCCGGCTCAAGGATGCGGGCAAGCAGGTCGAATATGTCGAGTTCCCCAAGCTCGCCCACCAGCTCGACGATACCGCTGCGCGCATGAAGGTGCTGGGCGACAGCGACGCGTTCCTGCGCAAGACGATGCACATCAACTAA
- a CDS encoding ParA family protein, which translates to MPTIAIVSQKGGSGKTTLALHLATCAAYEGKSSCVIDTDPQATAAAWGDWRGEFLPEVVTCPPVRLSSTIDRARRAGTQMVVIDTPPHGDTAAREAVRAADLVLIPTRARAFDLHALEATAGLMAYASKPAFVVFNAVPARASKMLESASASARELGLDVCPIHFGERAAFYRSSASGEVAVELEPEGKAAGEVSALWQWVGERLGPLA; encoded by the coding sequence ATGCCGACAATCGCCATCGTCAGCCAGAAGGGCGGCTCGGGCAAGACCACGCTCGCTCTCCATCTCGCGACTTGCGCGGCCTACGAGGGCAAGAGCTCCTGTGTGATCGACACTGATCCGCAGGCGACGGCAGCGGCCTGGGGCGACTGGCGCGGGGAATTCCTGCCGGAAGTCGTCACCTGTCCGCCGGTACGCCTGTCGAGCACCATCGACCGGGCGCGGCGCGCCGGTACGCAGATGGTCGTGATCGACACGCCCCCGCATGGCGACACCGCCGCGCGCGAGGCAGTTCGTGCCGCCGACCTCGTGCTGATCCCGACACGCGCGCGCGCTTTCGACCTTCACGCGCTCGAGGCAACGGCCGGGCTCATGGCCTACGCCAGCAAGCCCGCCTTCGTCGTTTTCAACGCGGTCCCGGCGCGTGCCAGCAAGATGCTCGAGAGTGCATCGGCCTCGGCGCGCGAACTGGGCCTCGACGTATGCCCGATCCACTTCGGCGAGCGTGCGGCCTTTTACCGCTCTTCGGCATCGGGTGAAGTCGCCGTGGAACTCGAACCCGAGGGCAAGGCCGCAGGCGAAGTCAGTGCCTTGTGGCAATGGGTCGGCGAGAGGCTGGGCCCGCTCGCCTGA
- the rpsD gene encoding 30S ribosomal protein S4: MSKRKSAKYKLDRRMGENIWGRPKSSVNRRAYGPGQHGQRRKGKLSDYGLQLRAKQKLKGYYGDVTEKQFKRTYQEAASMKGDTSQNLIGLLEQRLDMVVYRAKFAPTIFAARQIVSHGHIRVNGVKCNIASRRIKVGDVISLGTKAKEMALIIEAQALPEREIPDYVSTEGADKVTFVRVPSLDEVPYPVKMEPNLVVEFYSR, encoded by the coding sequence ATGTCGAAGCGCAAGAGCGCCAAGTACAAACTCGATCGCCGCATGGGCGAGAACATCTGGGGCCGTCCCAAGAGCTCGGTTAACCGCCGCGCCTACGGCCCGGGCCAGCACGGCCAGCGTCGCAAGGGCAAGCTCTCGGACTACGGTCTGCAGCTGCGCGCCAAGCAGAAGCTCAAGGGCTATTACGGCGACGTGACCGAGAAGCAGTTCAAGCGCACCTACCAGGAAGCCGCCTCGATGAAGGGCGACACCAGTCAGAACCTGATCGGTCTCCTGGAGCAGCGTCTGGACATGGTCGTTTACCGCGCCAAGTTCGCTCCGACCATCTTCGCCGCTCGCCAGATCGTTTCGCACGGCCACATCCGCGTGAACGGCGTGAAGTGCAACATCGCTTCGCGTCGCATCAAGGTCGGTGACGTGATCAGCCTCGGCACCAAGGCCAAGGAAATGGCTCTCATCATCGAGGCCCAGGCCCTGCCCGAGCGTGAAATCCCCGACTACGTGTCGACCGAAGGCGCCGACAAGGTCACCTTCGTTCGCGTTCCGAGCCTTGACGAGGTACCCTACCCCGTCAAGATGGAGCCGAACCTGGTCGTCGAGTTCTACTCGCGCTGA
- a CDS encoding RNA methyltransferase, producing MTDTNGSDSAAPQFTAPKPVIVLVRPQLGENIGKAARAMLNFGLTEMRLVTPRDGWPNPSAGPAAAGANEILEEAEVFESLAEAVSDCTNVYATTVRKRGVTKPVVTPEEAAREIYAEPGRSAFVFGPERSGLETEDVAVARSILTVPINPQFGSLNLAQAVILCAYEWSKGAGLAQPTQEDVLPPAPQDELEGLIGHFERLLEDKNYFWPETRAEANRLTLRNLLTKPAWNHLEVRTMRGVLSTLEKARRPRGE from the coding sequence ATGACCGACACCAACGGCAGCGACAGCGCCGCTCCGCAATTCACGGCCCCCAAGCCCGTCATCGTGCTCGTGCGCCCGCAGCTTGGCGAGAACATCGGCAAGGCGGCGCGCGCGATGCTCAACTTCGGGCTGACCGAGATGCGTCTCGTCACCCCGCGTGACGGCTGGCCGAACCCTTCGGCAGGCCCGGCGGCTGCCGGCGCGAACGAGATCCTCGAAGAGGCCGAAGTCTTCGAAAGCCTCGCCGAGGCGGTCTCGGACTGCACCAATGTCTATGCCACGACCGTGCGCAAGCGCGGCGTGACCAAGCCGGTCGTAACCCCCGAGGAGGCCGCGCGCGAAATCTATGCCGAGCCCGGCCGCTCCGCCTTTGTCTTCGGGCCCGAACGCTCGGGGCTCGAGACCGAGGATGTCGCGGTCGCGCGCTCGATCCTGACCGTTCCGATCAATCCGCAGTTCGGCTCGCTCAACCTCGCGCAGGCCGTGATCCTGTGCGCCTACGAATGGTCGAAGGGTGCAGGTCTGGCCCAGCCCACGCAGGAAGACGTACTGCCCCCTGCCCCGCAGGACGAGCTCGAAGGGCTCATCGGGCATTTCGAGCGCCTGCTCGAGGACAAGAACTACTTCTGGCCCGAGACCCGCGCCGAGGCCAACCGGCTTACGCTACGCAATCTCCTGACCAAGCCCGCCTGGAACCACCTCGAGGTGCGCACCATGCGCGGCGTTCTCTCGACGCTGGAGAAGGCGCGTCGCCCGCGCGGCGAGTGA
- the nrdR gene encoding transcriptional regulator NrdR, whose translation MRCPFCAHDDSQVKDSRPAEDNAAIRRRRQCSSCGARFTTFERVQLREITVIKSEHGGSERREPFDRAKIEQSVTLACRKRRIEREQIDQLVSGVQRQVEVSGESEVHSREIGEMVMDGLRQLDSVAYIRFASVYRAFNEARDFEEFAGTVRDVATGGAKE comes from the coding sequence ATGCGCTGCCCTTTCTGCGCCCATGACGATTCACAGGTGAAGGACAGCCGTCCGGCCGAGGACAATGCCGCGATCCGCCGCCGCCGCCAGTGCTCGAGCTGCGGTGCGCGCTTCACGACCTTCGAGCGCGTCCAGCTGCGCGAGATCACCGTTATCAAGAGCGAGCACGGCGGGTCCGAGCGACGCGAACCGTTCGACCGCGCCAAGATCGAGCAGTCGGTCACCCTCGCCTGCCGCAAGCGCCGGATCGAGCGCGAGCAGATCGACCAGCTCGTCTCGGGCGTCCAGCGCCAGGTCGAGGTCTCGGGCGAGAGCGAGGTGCATTCGCGCGAGATCGGCGAGATGGTGATGGACGGGCTGCGCCAGCTCGACTCGGTCGCCTACATCCGCTTCGCCTCGGTCTACCGCGCCTTCAACGAGGCGCGCGACTTCGAGGAATTCGCGGGCACGGTCCGCGACGTGGCGACCGGCGGCGCCAAGGAATGA